ATCATAAGGTCTTGATGCAACAAGGTAAGCGATATTTTTTGGTGGGCGCAGCCCTTTAAATGCTTTGAGAATAGCCATAAATTTTTTGTTTTATTTGTTTGACATAAAAAAGCAATACCTGAAGAGGTTTCACATCAGATAAGGTAAGTAAAAAAATTGGTTTTATTAACTTTTATCAAAGGGCGGTTGGATATCATCTTCTTCATCTGTCTTCTCCCCTGGTTTTTCGCTTCGCTGCAATGATGCTATCAGCGCTCCTACCATTTTAGTCATTTCTATCAGAGTGTTTCTTGATTCATCAGCCGCTATTTTATCCAGAAAATTTAATTTCTGAGCAATAGTAGTTAGAACAATACATTCCCTGATGGAGCTTTTTGCCATTTTCAGGTAATAGATAAATTGTGTTTTGTTCCTGCCCGAGCCTTCAGCAATGTTGATGGCGATGGCTTGTGCTGAAAGTATCATTTTTCCTGCCAGTCCGTGTTTCCCTGCATCAGGAAATAACTCTGTATTTGAATACATCCAGAGAACATATTCAATCGCCTTGTTATAAATCCTAAGGTCTTCAAACCTGAAGAAAAAAGTAGGTCTTTCGTTTTCCATGAGAGTTATGTGTTGGTTAGTAAAGCATTAAGTTTAAAACTTGTTTACCTGAAAACCGGTATCTCCATGTTTTAAATAGGCAACAATTTGGTTTGCAGCAGCAAGTCCTGCATTGATATTGGCTTCGGAAGTTTCTGCCCCTTGTTTTTTTGGTGTGGCATAATAACGGTTCTCGTATTTGCCGTTTATTTCTGCATGGCAGTCGGGAGCAATGTCACTGACATATTTGAAGTCAGGGCGTTCCTCAAGAATGCGTTTCAGGGAATCTTCACAGATAACTTCCTTGCGAGCTGTATTTATCAGAGTGGCACCTTTTGGCATTTTCGACATCAGTTCATAATTGATGGATTTTTTTGTCTTGTCATTTGCAGGTATATGTAATGAAACATACTGACAGGTGCTGTAAAGTTCGTTAAGGTCTTTAACAACTTTTACACCGTCATGGGTAATTTTTTCTTCCGGGATAAAAGGGTCAAAAGCATAAACATCTATACCAAAGCCTTTGACAATGCCGGCTAACATTTTAGGGACATAACCGTAAGCATGCAGCCCTAGTTTTTTTCCTTTCAGTTCGGATCCGGGGCCGCCTTTGAATTGTGAACGAGCCATAAACACCATCATTCCGGCGGCGAGTTCTGCCACAGCATTAGAGTTCTGCCCGGGAGTGTTCATTGCAACAATTTTTCGTTCGCTGGCAGCAGCAAGGTCAATATTGTCATAGCCGGCTCCGGCGCGAACAATTATTTTTAGGTTTTTAGCAGCGGCAATAACTTCTGCAGTGGCTTTGTCGCTTCGGATAATCATGGCGTCTACATCGCCAACAGCGCCGATAAGTTCTACTTTGTCGGTATATTTTTCCAATAAAACGGTTTCAAAGCCGGCTTCATCAAAAATTTTTTTAATACCGTTAACAGCAGCAGCTGCAAAGGGTTTTTCGGTTGCTATAAGTACTTTTGCCATAACAAATAATTTTAATGTGTGTATTTTATTTTTAAATTAAACAATGGTTTGAACAACGAAAGTAAAAAATTTTTTTGTTAAAGGAAAGAAAAAGGATAAAATAGTTTTTAGCGAAAACTATTTATCCTTTTTGCAGGAAATAAATTATGCTTTGGAACTTTCAAATTCTTTCATGCAGTCCACAAGGGCTTGTACACTTTCTATCGGCAGGGCATTGTAAGTCGAAGCTCTAAAACCTCCTACAGAACGATGGCCTTTAATGCCGACCATGCCTTTTGATTTTGCAAAGTTCATAAACTCTTCTTCGAGTTGCTGGTAGCCTTCTTTCATCACGAAACAGATATTCATGAGAGAACGTGACTCTTTTTCAACGGTTCCGGTAAAAATTTTACTGTTATCAATAGCATCATAAAGCAATGCAGCTTTTTTCTTATTCATTTCTTCCATCACTTTTACGCCGCCAAGAGCTTTGAGCCAGCGCAGAGTTTCCATAATGGTGTAAATCGGAAGGCAGGGAGGGGTATTGAACATCGAGCCTCCATCAATGTGTGTTCTGTAGTCCAACATGGAAGGTATTTTACGGCTAACTTTTCCGAGTGTATCTTCCTTCACTACAACAAAAGTAGTACCAGCTGGACCGATGTTTTTCTGTGCGCCGCCATATATCATGGCGTATTTGGAAACATCTACAGGTCTGCTGAAAATATCCGACGACATGTCAGCAATAAGGGGGATAGGGCTGTCCATGTCATACCTTATCTCCGAGCCGTAAATAGTGTTGTTGGTGGTAATGTGCATATAATCTGCATCAGCAGGGATTTTCCATCCTTTTGGAATGTACGTGAAATTTTTATCTGCTGAAGAAGCAACAATTTGCACTTCCCCAAAAAGCTTTGCTTCCTTGATGGCTTTTTTAGCCCATACACCCGTTTCAAGATAAGCTGCCTTCTTTTCAAAAAAGTTAAATGGTACCATACAAAACTGCATGCTGGCACCGCCACCTAAAAATAATACATGGTAACCTTCAGGGATATTTAATAGCTCTTTAAAAAGTGCAACGGCTTCGTCAATAATTGCCTGAAAATCTTTGCTTCTGTGTGAAATCTCCAGGACGGACATCCCTATTCCGTTAAGTTCAAGAACGGCTTTTGCCGTGTTTTCAATGGCAACCCTCGGCAATATGGAGGGGCCGGCGTTAAAATTGTGTACTTTTTTCATTAATATAAAGTTTTATAAATTGTTATTACTATTTTTATTTAAATTTTCTTTACAAAGTAAAGTTTTTTTACTGATATAAAAAAATCACTTCGGGTTAATACGATTTTTATTTTTTTTCTTAGAGTTGCGGCTCTCTGAATTTTTTATTATGCTTGGGTTTGGGATTACGGGCATCCACATCTCTAACGAATACCCATTTTCCATTCTCAAATATAAATCCATCAAATATATTTGTTTCAGGAACATAAAACTGGTATTGCCCTTCAAGGTCAGCTGCGTATTTTGATGTGCGCGGGTCAACGGGCGTTAAGCGGTCAAATACTATCATATCCGCTTTTGTAGTTTTAATTTTTGCAGGTATCTTCTTGTTTGCACGTAGTGCTTTGTTGGCTTTTTTATTTTTGGAAGTGTATTTTTGTTTTATTGTTTTGGCAGGCTTGGTTATTTCATGAATCATTTGATTATCAAAACGTAATAACATAGTGGTGCGGGAAGAATATTCAAATATCATACGGTAGTTTTTTTCTTTATTCTTTTTAAACATAAACTTTCCGAAGACAGGTGTGCCGTTGGAGCGAAACGTCATCACTTCAATGATTTTTTTTGTTGTCAGGCTGTTGTTGCCTTTCCATCCTAACAATGTATAAACTTTCTTCCCTTGATAATGTGTAAAAATGATTTTATAGTAAATAGCCCCAAACCATTTTTTATGGTCAGTAACTTCTGTGGAGGGAGAAATAAATTCTGCTGTTTTATCTGTCATAGGAATAAAATACTTTGGGTAATCTTCTTTGGGGTTGTGTAAGATGTATCCGAAATAATCAAATTCTCCGTTTTCTTTTGCAATACCCCAGGTGATAAGTTTGAATTTTTTATCCGGAGAAATTTGTACGGAGAGTTTTTTTAAGGAATCAAAAGGAAAATCAAAATATTTTTCAGAATTAAAGATTTCATTAAGTAGTTGAAGAAGTTTCTCATTGGCAGCATACTTTTCGAAGTCGGGAGTTTCGCTGGTAATAACATCCGTTTGTTTTTTTAGTTGCCGGAGTTGTTGTTCAATATTCTGAGCATACAACTGCAAAGAAAAAAAACTCATAAGTGCAAAAAAAATGAAACTTCTGGGCATGTCTGCTGATATCATTTTTTTAACGGAGAAGTTGCTATGTTTATTATAAAAAGTTTATTTTCGCTTTTTTTCAAATCCTTCCCAATTGAGTACGCAAATATACAAATTTGTAAATCATAATAAGAACTTCGCTTTGCTTGGAGAGTTTCTTTGTGATTTTATTACAGATGGCAATAGCATTAATAGTTTTTTGAATGATTTGCTCAGGAGTGCTATCAGTAAAAGTATTGTTTCAAATGGTTTTTTTATGGAGATACATATCATCGAGGCAATTAAATCCATTGCTAAAATGTTGAATCCTCAAAAAATAGAAGAGTGGACAAGTGGTTATCCTGAGTTGCAAAACGAAAAATCAATACATAAAAAAGTGGGAGTGGTGTTAGCAGGCAACATTCCCATGGTAGGTTTTCACGATATGATGTCTGTCTTGATTTCCGGTAATATTTTTATTGGGAAATTATCGCATAATGACAGGTTTTTATTGCCTGCCATAGCAGAAATTTTGTTTCATATTGATGAAGAATACCGCAAACTTATTTTTTTTACAGAGGAAAAACTTACAAATTTTGATGCTGTTATTGCCACTGGCAGCAATAATTCGACAAGGTATTTCGAGTATTATTTTCAAAGATTCCCTCACATAATTCGCAAAAACCGGAATAGTATTGCCATATTAAATGGGGAAGAAACAGATGAAGACTTATGCTTACTGGCCAATGATATTTTTATGTATTTCGGCCTCGGTTGCCGCAATGTGTCAAAGTTATACTTTCCCATGGGATATGAAATTGGCGTTCTTCCTACCTGTTTTAAGCATTATTCATTTTTGTCTGACCATAATAAGTATAAAAATAATTATGATTATTATAAAGCAATTTTCATGCTTGATAAGAAAAAATTTTATGATGGAGTTTTTTTTATCCTGAATGAAGATAGAAGTTTATTATCACCAATTTCTGTTATAAACTATGAATTTTATAATGATGTTCAATCTTTGGAAACAGATATTTTAAAATATTTTGATAAATTACAATGTATTGTAGGAAAAGAAATAACAAAATTTCCTCTTATTCCATTTGGCAAAACACAGTCACCAGAATTGTGGGATTATGCTGACAATATAGATACAATAAGTTTTTTATTGAATC
Above is a window of Bacteroidales bacterium DNA encoding:
- a CDS encoding four helix bundle protein translates to MENERPTFFFRFEDLRIYNKAIEYVLWMYSNTELFPDAGKHGLAGKMILSAQAIAINIAEGSGRNKTQFIYYLKMAKSSIRECIVLTTIAQKLNFLDKIAADESRNTLIEMTKMVGALIASLQRSEKPGEKTDEEDDIQPPFDKS
- a CDS encoding 3-phosphoglycerate dehydrogenase, which encodes MAKVLIATEKPFAAAAVNGIKKIFDEAGFETVLLEKYTDKVELIGAVGDVDAMIIRSDKATAEVIAAAKNLKIIVRAGAGYDNIDLAAASERKIVAMNTPGQNSNAVAELAAGMMVFMARSQFKGGPGSELKGKKLGLHAYGYVPKMLAGIVKGFGIDVYAFDPFIPEEKITHDGVKVVKDLNELYSTCQYVSLHIPANDKTKKSINYELMSKMPKGATLINTARKEVICEDSLKRILEERPDFKYVSDIAPDCHAEINGKYENRYYATPKKQGAETSEANINAGLAAANQIVAYLKHGDTGFQVNKF
- the serC gene encoding 3-phosphoserine/phosphohydroxythreonine transaminase, which encodes MKKVHNFNAGPSILPRVAIENTAKAVLELNGIGMSVLEISHRSKDFQAIIDEAVALFKELLNIPEGYHVLFLGGGASMQFCMVPFNFFEKKAAYLETGVWAKKAIKEAKLFGEVQIVASSADKNFTYIPKGWKIPADADYMHITTNNTIYGSEIRYDMDSPIPLIADMSSDIFSRPVDVSKYAMIYGGAQKNIGPAGTTFVVVKEDTLGKVSRKIPSMLDYRTHIDGGSMFNTPPCLPIYTIMETLRWLKALGGVKVMEEMNKKKAALLYDAIDNSKIFTGTVEKESRSLMNICFVMKEGYQQLEEEFMNFAKSKGMVGIKGHRSVGGFRASTYNALPIESVQALVDCMKEFESSKA
- a CDS encoding acyl-CoA reductase is translated as MSTQIYKFVNHNKNFALLGEFLCDFITDGNSINSFLNDLLRSAISKSIVSNGFFMEIHIIEAIKSIAKMLNPQKIEEWTSGYPELQNEKSIHKKVGVVLAGNIPMVGFHDMMSVLISGNIFIGKLSHNDRFLLPAIAEILFHIDEEYRKLIFFTEEKLTNFDAVIATGSNNSTRYFEYYFQRFPHIIRKNRNSIAILNGEETDEDLCLLANDIFMYFGLGCRNVSKLYFPMGYEIGVLPTCFKHYSFLSDHNKYKNNYDYYKAIFMLDKKKFYDGVFFILNEDRSLLSPISVINYEFYNDVQSLETDILKYFDKLQCIVGKEITKFPLIPFGKTQSPELWDYADNIDTISFLLNLY